The window GGAGCGCGACGCGCTCATGCCGGTGAAAAAATGGAAACTTGAAGACATCGCATCTTACGGTGAACTTTATCTCAGAAAGAACGATAGAAAGATAACCCTGAACTTTGCGCTCACAAAAGATGCAGAGTTCGAATCCAGGGTAATATCCGAAACGTTCGATCCCGAAAAGTTCCTGATAAAGATAACGCCGGTTAACCCTACAGACCTCGCAACGGCAAATAATTTTGACTCGGTGATCTCTCATGAAGAACCGAACGGCGCCGACCGTTTGGCAAATACCCTTGAGGCCTACGGCTTCGAGACCATAATAAGCATCGGGGTCCCCGAAGAGATAGCAATAGGAAGCAACTGCGGACAATCCGCAAGGAGAATACTAGATGGCAAGTCTGAAAACACGGGCCAATTGGAAACAAGGCCTTCTCTGTAATACAGGATTTGAGAGTGTAAAAGATATAGACGTCACCACAAAAGGGGCGTTAGACGAGTATAAGGGCGCATGGTCACCGGTTCATATGCTTGTATCTGCTGTGGAGACCTGTTTTATGGTCACGTTCTTGTCCATTGCAGAAAGGGCGCATGTTGGGATAAGGGCATTTGAATCGGAGACGGAGGGTGAAATTACGACACCCGATGGAAAGCACTCAGCTATAACTTCGATAACAATAAGACCAAATGTTCAACTTTTGAACAAATCTGACAGGACAAAGCTTCAAGGCCTCTACGAAAAAGCCGAACAATATTGTGTGGTTAGAAATTCTCTCAATTTTAAGGTCAAAATATTAGCCGTATAATCATTTTTTATCATTCCCCCCTTGACTTGAGCCCCGAGGCCGTTATATACCCGTCACATGGTTAGCACTCTCATGGTGAGAGTGCTAACGTCATGATATGTAGCTAAAGGAGGATAACTTATGTCAGCAAAATTCAGACCTCTCCACGACAGGGTCCTTGTAAAAAGGATCTTAGGTGAAGAGAAGACCTCTGGCGGGATCATCATCCCCGATTCAGCCAAGGAAAAACCGCAGGAAGCAGAAGTAATAGCAGTTGGCAACGGCAAGATCCTGGAAGAAGGCAAAAGGGTCGCCCTTGAAGTAAAGACAGGCGATCGCGTACTTTTCGGAAAATATTCCGGCAACGACATAAAACTCGATGGTGAGGAATATGTCATCATCCGAGAAGAAGATGTATTAGGCATTATAACGAAATAGATAAAACTTGTCGTTCCTGCAAAAGCAGGAATCCGGTGAACAGACCATGTCCCCGCCTTCGCGGGGATGACATAACAATTGGAGACAATATGGCTAAACAATTAGTATTCGAACAGGAAGCAAGAGAAAAGATCCTTCAGGGCGTCGATGTCCTTGCCAACGTGGTCAAGGTAACATTGGGCCCCAAGGGCAGGAACGTTGTTCTCGAAAAATCTTTCGGCTCACCCACCATCACAAAGGATGGCGTTACAGTTGCAAAGGATGTTGAGCTTGAAGATAAATTCCAGAACATGGGCGCACAGATGGTCAAGGAGGTCGCAAGCAAGACCTCTGACATAGCAGGCGACGGCACAACAACGGCAACGGTCCTCGCACAGGCCATCTATCGCGAAGGCGTGAAGCTGGTATCCGCAGGCCACAACCCGATGGCGCTGAAGCGCGGGATCGAAAAGGCCGTCGAAGCGGTCATTTCCGACCTCAAGAAACAGTCAAAGCCCACAAAGGATAAAAAAGAGATAGCTCAGGTAGGAACGATCTCCGCCAACGGAGACGAGACGATTGGCAACATCATTGCCGAAGCAATGGAAAAGGTGGGAAAAGAAGGCGTTATCACCGTCGAAGAAGCAAAATCGATGGATACGAACCTTGAAGTGGTAGAAGGTATGCAATTCGACCGCGGCTACCTCTCCCCCTACTTCGTGACAGATCCCGAAAGGATGACCTGCGCGATCGAAGACCCATATATCCTCATCAACGAGAAGAAGATCTCTAACATGAAGGACCTCTTACCCTTGCTCGAATCAATCGCACGCATGGGCAAGCCCTTGCTCATCATCTCTGAAGATGTTGAAGGCGAAGCGTTGGCGACACTCGTTGTCAACAAGCTTCGTGGAACGCTTCAGGTATGCGCGGTCAAGGCCCCGGGCTTTGGCGACAGGCGTAAGGCAATGCTCGAAGATATCGCAATTCTCACCGGCGGACAGCTTATAGCCGAAGAGCTCGGAAGAAAGCTCGAGGACATCAAGCCCGAAGAGCTCGGCCGCGCGAAGAGAGTGTCGATAGACAAGGACAACACAACGATAGTCGACGGCGCAGGCACAAAGAGCGCCATTGAGGGCCGCGTGAAACAGATCCGCGCCCAGATAGAAGAGACAACCTCTGATTACGACAAGGAAAAGCTTCAGGAGCGCCTTGCCAAGCTCGTAGGCGGCGTCGCAGTTATCAACGTAGGCGCAGCGACCGAGACAGAGATGAAAGAAAAGAAGGCCCGCGTTGAAGATGCGTTGCACGCAACCCGCGCTGCGGTCGAAGAAGGTATCGTACCGGGCGGCGGAGTAGCTCTAATCAGAGCCCTTCCATCACTCGATGCTCTTAAGGTGTCTGTCGACGAGCAGTGGGGTGTTAATATAGTCAAACGTTCGCTCGAAGAACCTTGCAGAATGATAGCCGAGAACGCCGGAGTAGAAGGCGCTATCGTCGTCAACAAGATCAAGGAGAACAAGGGCACGTACGGTTACAATGCCGCACAGGATAAGTACGAAGACCTTCTGGCCGCCGGCATCATCGACCCCACAAAGGTCGTTCGCATCGCCATCCAGAACGCATCATCGGTCTCCGGTCTCATGATCACGACCGAGGCAATGATCGCCGACAAACCCAAAGATGATTCGGCCTCACCTGCCATGCCGCACGGCGGAATGGGCGGAATGGGTGGAATGGGCGGAATGGGATATTAAAAAAAGTAATCAGTTATCAGTAATCAAAGGGCTCCGTGGAAGACACGGGGCCCTTTTTGCTTTGACGTAATTTGTTTTGACGTAACTTGCAAATTTGTGTAGGGTTTTCCTCACTCATGGGGAGCCCTTTCAGTAGTATAAGAATCTTTTTTCTTTCTTTTGTCGCCTTTGCCCTTTTCCTTTCACAGACAGCGCAGGCCATAGATTTTGCCGCGCACGGATATTACAGGACTAGAGGCAACGCCTACCAGAACCTTGACCTGCAGAGCAAGTACCCGAACCACCGGTTCGGACTTGTGGCCTTTAATCAAATGAGGCTCCGCGTTCAGCCAATGGTCAAGTTCAACGATTATCTCTCGCTCTTTGCCGAGTTCGACGTCTTCGATAACCTGCTCTTTGGGACCCGAAATACCGAGCAACTTCAGTTGACCAACCCGGTCGTCGGCACCATTACGATGCCTGCGGGCGCGGCATCCGTATCGATGACTGGCGGCGATGCTGGAACGAACAAGACGATCAATTTCAGGCGCGCATGGATGGACGTTTTAACTCCTGTCGGACAGTTACGCATAGGCCGACAGCCATCTCAGTGGGGACTTGGGATATTCCAGAACGACGGCAACGAACTTCAGGGAGATTTCGGCGACAGCGCGGATAGAGTTATGTTCATAACCGGCTCCGAACTTGATGACGACGCATCCATTTCGGGCGGTATTCTTTGGGATATAGCGTTCGAGGCGCAGTATGATCCGAGGATCGAAAATTTTACCGAAGGCATCGCCGCTAACGGCAAAGGCACCCAGCAATATGCGGGGTTCGTCCTTTACCAAAGGCCGGAAGCAGAAGTAGGCCTATTTGGGGGCATAAGGCGCAGGAGCGGCGGAAACGGATATGTCGGAGAGGCTACCAACGCCCTTGGTACATCTGTCCCTGCGGGCCTCGACGGAAAGACATTCGTATATTTTGCCGATCTCTACGCCAAATATTCCTATAACGAATACGATTTCAGGTTCGAGGGGGTCTATTTGGGTGGTAAGATATCGACCGGCCTTGCACTAGATGCAGTCCCGTTCTCTTCTTACAGCGGAATATCTCCTACCCAGGGCGGTATCGCGGGCGGCATAATTGAGATGCCTACCAAGCAGGACATTCAGGTCTTCATGGCGGCCTTTGAGGCCAGCGGAGCGTACAAGTGGGGCGGTGAATGGAACCTGAAGACCGGCTTTGCCGAGGGCGACGCAAGTCCTCTTTCACAAAGGATAACCCAGTACGGATTCAGACCCGATTATCAGATAGGTCTTTTGATGTTTCACGAACCGATGGGGACGTCTCCCTCCCTTTACGGATGCCCTGCCACGAACCCCGGCTGCGGCACCAACACAAGTAAACTAACGGGCGGCGTTCCTATTACTGGCAACAATATAAACAACGCCATCTATGTGGCGACGGGTTACAAACATCATTTCGATATAAAAAGCGCCATCAAGGAATGTAACGACTTTGCAATAGGCGGAACGGTCCTCACCGCATGGGCCGACAAGAATCCTGTCGAACTGAATTTCCAAAGCATCCTTGAAAATGCCCCGCTCCCGATACTTTCAAATTCACACAAGTGGTACGGCTTTGAAGTGGATGCCAAGG of the Deltaproteobacteria bacterium CG11_big_fil_rev_8_21_14_0_20_49_13 genome contains:
- a CDS encoding co-chaperone GroES: MSAKFRPLHDRVLVKRILGEEKTSGGIIIPDSAKEKPQEAEVIAVGNGKILEEGKRVALEVKTGDRVLFGKYSGNDIKLDGEEYVIIREEDVLGIITK
- the groL gene encoding chaperonin GroEL, whose amino-acid sequence is MAKQLVFEQEAREKILQGVDVLANVVKVTLGPKGRNVVLEKSFGSPTITKDGVTVAKDVELEDKFQNMGAQMVKEVASKTSDIAGDGTTTATVLAQAIYREGVKLVSAGHNPMALKRGIEKAVEAVISDLKKQSKPTKDKKEIAQVGTISANGDETIGNIIAEAMEKVGKEGVITVEEAKSMDTNLEVVEGMQFDRGYLSPYFVTDPERMTCAIEDPYILINEKKISNMKDLLPLLESIARMGKPLLIISEDVEGEALATLVVNKLRGTLQVCAVKAPGFGDRRKAMLEDIAILTGGQLIAEELGRKLEDIKPEELGRAKRVSIDKDNTTIVDGAGTKSAIEGRVKQIRAQIEETTSDYDKEKLQERLAKLVGGVAVINVGAATETEMKEKKARVEDALHATRAAVEEGIVPGGGVALIRALPSLDALKVSVDEQWGVNIVKRSLEEPCRMIAENAGVEGAIVVNKIKENKGTYGYNAAQDKYEDLLAAGIIDPTKVVRIAIQNASSVSGLMITTEAMIADKPKDDSASPAMPHGGMGGMGGMGGMGY